A single region of the Streptomyces virginiae genome encodes:
- a CDS encoding SDR family oxidoreductase: protein MSTRRSLEGQVAVVTGAARGVGELLARKLSARGAKVALVGLEPETLKEVSERLHTDSDHWYADVTDHEAMARVAEEVKQRFGKVDIVVANAGVAAGGPFADSDPDAWRRVIEVNLIGGAVTARAFLPVLMESRGYFLQIASLAAITPAPMMTAYCASKSGVEAFAHCLRAEVGYKGVKVGVGYLSWTDTDMVRGADQDEVMRELRQRLPWPSNRTYPLGPAVDRIVAGIERRSPHVYAQWWLRGMQGMRGYLPGIIATVGQREMKRFEPRLGGVSKGLVGAGGAADEKERTQSH, encoded by the coding sequence GTGAGCACTCGCAGGAGTCTGGAAGGCCAGGTCGCCGTCGTCACCGGCGCCGCCCGCGGGGTCGGCGAGCTGCTGGCCCGCAAGTTGTCGGCCCGTGGCGCGAAGGTCGCCCTCGTCGGCCTGGAGCCGGAGACCCTCAAGGAGGTCTCCGAGCGGCTGCACACCGACAGCGATCACTGGTACGCCGACGTCACCGACCACGAGGCCATGGCCCGCGTCGCCGAGGAGGTCAAGCAGCGCTTCGGCAAGGTGGACATCGTCGTCGCCAACGCGGGCGTGGCCGCCGGCGGGCCGTTCGCCGACTCGGACCCGGACGCCTGGCGCCGGGTGATCGAGGTCAATCTGATCGGCGGGGCCGTCACGGCCCGCGCCTTCCTGCCCGTACTGATGGAGAGCCGCGGCTACTTCCTCCAGATCGCCTCGCTCGCCGCGATCACCCCGGCGCCGATGATGACCGCCTACTGTGCCTCCAAGTCCGGGGTCGAGGCCTTCGCGCACTGCCTGCGCGCGGAGGTCGGGTACAAGGGGGTCAAGGTCGGCGTGGGCTACCTCTCCTGGACCGACACCGACATGGTGCGCGGCGCCGACCAGGACGAGGTCATGCGGGAGTTGAGGCAGCGGCTGCCGTGGCCGTCGAACCGTACGTACCCGCTGGGGCCGGCCGTCGACCGGATCGTCGCGGGCATCGAGCGGCGCTCGCCGCACGTGTACGCGCAGTGGTGGCTGCGCGGCATGCAGGGGATGCGCGGCTACCTGCCCGGGATCATCGCGACGGTCGGGCAGCGCGAGATGAAGCGCTTCGAACCGCGTCTGGGCGGTGTGTCCAAGGGGCTCGTCGGGGCGGGCGGGGCGGCGGACGAGAAGGAGCGCACACAGAGTCACTGA